CCGGCGTAGTTTTCAATACGACGGATCAGGGAAGGGCGTTCGGCAAGCACACCAGAGTCCAGAAAGCACAGCAATGTATGGCTTTTCTCCCCCGCTCTCGAAAATACCGAGGCCAGTAGCGGATCATCCTCTCGAAAGATATCATGGCTGAAAAAGACAGGAAAGCTGTATTGGATGCTGAACTGCTGCTCAAGAGTCTGCCTGGAATTTGTGCAAATCTTATTCATGGATTTTATTGGTCAAAAAAGGATCAGATGAGAAAACAAAAAGGGAGGCAAAGTGCGGCCTCCTGTTGAAATTGCGCCGCTGCAGGCGGCAACGGCACCATTCATGGTTCAACGATGAACCATACTATCAGCTGGTTTCGGATTCCGGTGAGGTCTGAACTCCACCAAGTACTTCATACTTATAACTAATTTTCCTGTTTATACAAGTATATCAATGTTTACTACTTAAAAACAACTGAATTTGAAACAATGCATGACGAAATTTTTTATAAAATCCGGAAAGTCCAACTCTTCCGGACTGGTTAGAATTTATTTATGTTTTTCAATATTTGCAATAGGGGACGAGGTCCGGTTTGACAGGACGTTTTTGCTCATTTTCAATTGTATGGAAACTGCCTGGTGGGCAGCACCGTCGGCGTCCCGGATTTTTCTCTTCCGGTGGCAAAGTTCTTTAAAACTTTGATAATTCACCACAACTACTTTAAAGGCGGTGAGCCGAAGGCCTATGATGGCATGTTAGTTGCAAAGTCAGATAAACACGAGCTCACTAGTATGAATGAGCCATTTTCAAGTACGATGGACTCGTAAAAAGCTGATCTAGATCGTCGTAAGATCTGAAAAGGCGATTTGCCGAACCACATGTACTGCCAAATGTTCTGCCAAATCACTGTTTCAGATACTACGCCCAACATATCGAGCTTTCTTGAAGTCGGAGTTTATACCCATGCGGGTGCTTATCGCAGAGCCCATCTCGGCGACTTCGGTGGCTTTTCACGAGATTATAAGGTATACTTTAAGCCGAAATACCAGACACATAAGAAGGTATTATAAAAGTGGAAAATGGCATGAAAGATCTCGGCATCAAACGGACAGAGCGTAGCAGGATAGTGATAATCGGCGGCGGCTTCGCCGGTCTGCATCTCACTGCAGATTTGCAGAAAAGCGGATACCAGATTGTCCTGCTGGACCGGGAAAATCATCATACTTTCCAGCACCTGCTCTATCAGATAGCAACCTCTGCGCTCGAAATCGACTCCATTGCCTATCCTCTACGGAAGCTGCTTGAAAGACATGATGATTTTCACTTCCGCATGGTGAATGTGCAGACAATCGAAGCTGAAAAAAACCGGGTTGCCACCAGTTCCGGATACCTGCATTACGATTATCTGGTCATTGCCACGGGAGCTGTCACAAATTTTTTCGGCATGGATTCCGTTGCCCGCCATGCTTTGCCCATGAAGACTATCGCCGAAGCTTTGGAAATAAGGAACCGGGTGCTCAAAAATCTTGAAAAGGCGCTGCTGACTACCAATGATGAAGAACGCCGGAAGCTGGCCACCATAATCATAGCTGGAGGCGGACCTGCCGGAGTGGAAACCGCCGGTGCATTCGCCGAGTTCAAGCGATATGTGATGCCGCGGGATTACCCTGACCTTGATCCGGAACTGTGCAAAGTCTACCTGATCGAGCTTCTTCCCCGCGTTCTCGCCCAGATGTCCGAGAAAGTATCTGAGGATACGGAGAAATATTTAGAAGACATGGGAGTGAGAGTTATTACCGAAACGCAGATAAAGAGCTATGACGGCGAGGTGGTGAAGACCGACAAAGGTGAATTCCCGGCCAGAATCCTGCTCTGGACCGGAGGCGTTTCCGGCGCATTCATCGATGGTTTAGATAAGGACCTGGTCGATAAAAAAGGCCGAATAGCAACAGATGAATACGGCCGCGTCAAGGGCCATGAAAATATTTTTGCATTAGGAGATGTCGCCCAAATGACAACTATGAAATATCCAAAGGGCCATCAGCAGCTTGCTGCGGTTGCCGTGCAGCAGGGCCGCTGGCTGGCCCGTTACTTCCTGGAACTGGAAAAAGGAAAACAGAGCGAGCCGTTTGCGTATAAAGATAGGGGAATGATGGCGAACATCGGTCGAAAAAAGGGGGTGATAGAGCTTCCCGGCGGCCGGACATTCAAAGGTTTTCTGCCATGGTTAATCTGGCTTGTAGTGCATTTGTTCTCTCTGGCAGGTTTTAAAAACAAGATGATAACGTTTTTTACCTGGTCCTGGTTCTACATCAGCAGGGATATGGCTACTCGTGTTATCATAGAAAAGAGGGACAAGTGATGGAAGAACTCATTCCTGACAATCTCGTCCACCTGCTTTTCCTCTAATTTCAAGAAGGAGAAAATTATGCCGAAATATGATTCAATTCAGGTTGCAGAGGCCCGACGGCTTGTACAGTCCGGTGATGCCCTGCTTGTTTGTGCTTACGAAAGCGAAGAAAAATTCAAAAAAAACTGCCTTGAAGGAGCTCTTTCACTGCAGGAATTCAAGGAAAAGGAAGGTGAAATCCCCAGGGACCAAGAGATTATCTTCTATTGCAACTGAAAAGGCAATGCATCCTCTGCTGGTCGAGCAGAAGAATTTGCCGATAAAGGATTCAGCAACGTCAAGGTTCTCGATGGCGGTACCGACGCCTGGAAGGATGAAGGCTATCCCTTTATGCTCTGAGCCCGGACATTTCGTCTAATAATCATCCCTTAGATGCTATTCGCTGATGTGCGGTGGCAGTCTCTACTCGCTGCCGTACAGGAAATGTTTGGCCATGTTCTCCGAATATCTCGAGGCCGCGGGCGTCCTGCCCATTGCTTCGGCGACCTCCCGAATATGCGCCGGGAATGCACCGCAGCAGACTCCCAGGTATTTCACCCCGAGTTGATAGGCTTCCTCGGCAAACTTTCTGATCTCGTAGCGATTGCACATCAGCGGATCAAGGGCAGTGGGAAATGTGCGTCCATGGGGGGACGGGCAGGTGCATTCCCTGTCTTCGAGATTGAAAAACGTCGGTTGCTCCACAGTGGTGCGGTACGGCACAGGCAGGCCGGCCACATGACACGACACATTCTCTCTAATTTCCCTGAGGTAAGGCAGCATTGTCTGCGGCCCCCGGAAACAATTCATACCAACGACCTCTGCCCCCCTTTGTTCGAGTTCCCGGCAGGTATCGATAATTGACCAGCCGTCCCG
This Desulfopila inferna DNA region includes the following protein-coding sequences:
- a CDS encoding NAD(P)/FAD-dependent oxidoreductase, with amino-acid sequence MKDLGIKRTERSRIVIIGGGFAGLHLTADLQKSGYQIVLLDRENHHTFQHLLYQIATSALEIDSIAYPLRKLLERHDDFHFRMVNVQTIEAEKNRVATSSGYLHYDYLVIATGAVTNFFGMDSVARHALPMKTIAEALEIRNRVLKNLEKALLTTNDEERRKLATIIIAGGGPAGVETAGAFAEFKRYVMPRDYPDLDPELCKVYLIELLPRVLAQMSEKVSEDTEKYLEDMGVRVITETQIKSYDGEVVKTDKGEFPARILLWTGGVSGAFIDGLDKDLVDKKGRIATDEYGRVKGHENIFALGDVAQMTTMKYPKGHQQLAAVAVQQGRWLARYFLELEKGKQSEPFAYKDRGMMANIGRKKGVIELPGGRTFKGFLPWLIWLVVHLFSLAGFKNKMITFFTWSWFYISRDMATRVIIEKRDK
- a CDS encoding rhodanese-like domain-containing protein codes for the protein MPKYDSIQVAEARRLVQSGDALLVCAYESEEKFKKNCLEGALSLQEFKEKEGEIPRDQEIIFYCN